A single window of Micrococcales bacterium DNA harbors:
- a CDS encoding aldo/keto reductase, which translates to MANAAKVPLITLNNGVTIPQLGFGTYKIDPDQTERAVTQALELGYRHVDTAKLYYNEAPVGRAVKNSGLDRSEVFVTTKLWNDQHGDAATAFNQSLDRLGLDYVDLYLIHWPAPAQGLYIQAWRTMEQIVASGMARAIGVCNFLGQQLGRLIDQTDTIPAVNQIELHPNLQQRQAAEFSRRHGTIVEAWGPLGHGKGLILDHPVVKSLAAATGQTPAQVLLRWQIQQGNIVIPKTVHPQRMTENLDVFDFELTTDQMAALTALEDGTRLGPDPETFG; encoded by the coding sequence ATGGCGAACGCGGCGAAGGTGCCACTGATAACACTCAACAATGGCGTCACCATCCCCCAGTTGGGCTTCGGCACCTACAAGATCGACCCCGACCAGACCGAACGTGCCGTGACGCAGGCGCTGGAGCTGGGCTACAGGCACGTCGACACGGCCAAGCTCTACTACAACGAGGCCCCAGTAGGCCGGGCGGTGAAGAACTCCGGCCTTGATCGCTCCGAAGTATTTGTCACCACCAAGCTCTGGAATGACCAACATGGTGACGCCGCGACGGCTTTCAACCAGTCACTCGACCGGTTGGGCCTGGACTACGTTGACCTCTACCTGATCCACTGGCCAGCCCCGGCCCAGGGCCTGTACATCCAGGCCTGGCGGACAATGGAACAGATCGTCGCCTCGGGAATGGCCAGAGCAATTGGCGTCTGCAACTTCCTCGGCCAGCAGCTTGGGCGCCTGATTGATCAGACCGACACCATCCCAGCCGTCAACCAGATCGAGCTCCATCCCAACCTTCAACAACGCCAGGCGGCGGAGTTTTCGCGCCGCCACGGCACCATTGTTGAGGCCTGGGGGCCGCTGGGCCACGGCAAGGGCCTGATCCTGGACCACCCAGTGGTCAAGTCGCTGGCCGCCGCCACCGGCCAAACACCGGCCCAGGTGCTGCTGCGCTGGCAGATCCAGCAAGGCAACATCGTCATTCCCAAAACGGTTCACCCCCAGCGCATGACCGAAAACCTGGACGTGTTCGACTTTGAACTG